From a region of the Nitrospira sp. genome:
- a CDS encoding nuclear transport factor 2 family protein codes for MNRGRTLALFLVLGLVLCRSFEPVAVLAKVQLLPETALLVEGKKITEQRSLSRHPVVNGLLAAFERAEAALQKEDVDALMKFYAPTYDYHGLKENDVRRVWGEVFQHYRAVESLHLFSDIKVSQVNNTLRAEVTCTGGLYGTDERTGNRVTLDSWFREVHYLVKEDGNWRFLGNAGEVPAAAPFASAPHHPLF; via the coding sequence ATGAATCGCGGGAGGACGTTGGCGCTGTTCCTTGTGTTGGGGCTCGTGTTGTGCCGGTCTTTCGAGCCCGTTGCCGTGCTGGCGAAGGTCCAACTCTTGCCGGAGACCGCGCTGCTGGTGGAAGGAAAGAAGATCACTGAGCAACGCAGTCTGTCGCGCCATCCAGTGGTGAACGGGCTGCTTGCAGCGTTCGAACGTGCCGAAGCAGCGCTGCAGAAAGAGGATGTAGACGCCCTCATGAAATTTTATGCCCCGACCTATGACTACCATGGCTTGAAAGAAAACGACGTGCGACGGGTGTGGGGCGAGGTATTCCAGCATTATAGGGCCGTGGAATCGCTCCATTTGTTTTCCGATATCAAGGTTTCGCAGGTGAATAATACGCTTCGCGCAGAGGTCACCTGCACGGGAGGGTTGTACGGGACCGACGAGCGTACGGGGAATCGAGTGACACTCGATAGCTGGTTTCGCGAAGTCCACTATCTGGTGAAAGAAGATGGCAACTGGCGGTTCCTGGGTAATGCTGGCGAAGTGCCGGCCGCCGCTCCTTTTGCCTCGGCCCCTCATCACCCGTTGTTCTGA
- a CDS encoding cation-translocating P-type ATPase — MESGTHTVKEAVSKTPWHQLEVMAVSTALRTDCKVGLSVEEAHRRTQEGPNELPETPPPSLLKLFVSQFTSLIVWVLIGAAVVSGLLEDWIDAAAILAIVFLNGLLGFVQEFRAERSLAALRKMSIAMARVIRDGALQSIPARDLVKGDLITLEAGDRIPADARLFQTASFQAQEASLTGESTPVQKQADRLDAIAVPLADQSNMVFMGTVAISGKAHGLVVATGLGTELGRIAAMIQKAAEAERAETPLQRRLEQFGHTLLWLAISVITVVFALGFLRGEPLVEMFLISVSLAVAAVPEGLPAVVTITLALGVTRMARRHALIRKLPAVETLGSATVICTDKTGTLTKNEMTVTCLIMDNTRFDVTGEGYEPSGEIHPLHRSHPPSSLPGGLRQLLTAAVLCNGAALRQENGIWKIVGDPTEGALLVAAAKAGLTKDDLERRAPLEREIPFDAERKMMTMIRRMEQGSMAYSKGAPDVLLKRCSGRLTLDGRTEQLDEEQRRLIADTNASLARQALRVLGVAHRPLDRTAGAEEEVERDLIFLGLFAMKDPLRPEATEAVRLCREAGIRTAMITGDHKDTAIAIARELGLYRDEAVGLSGIELDGLTDEQLTQRVERVSVYARVSAEHKLRIVEAWKRRGAIVAMTGDGVNDAPAVKAADIGVAMGLAGTDVTKEAADMVITDDNFASIAAAVEEGRGVFDNIRKTVHFLLSCNVSEVLVMLFAALVGLPLPLLPIQILWMNLVTDGFPALALAADPKAPDLMSQPPRRPETKLLDRGRLLAIGAEGVMLAVIAVSVFAYSLFVWEQPIDQARTVTFTVMVITQLVHAFNCRSDRWSLFRLGLATNHSLVLAFLVSLGAQLAILTIPAATPIFKIAPVPLEAWELMVSMGLLTVVVIEAVKWWKRRVK, encoded by the coding sequence ATGGAGAGCGGAACCCACACGGTAAAGGAAGCGGTGTCTAAGACGCCATGGCACCAGTTGGAAGTGATGGCTGTGTCCACAGCTCTCCGCACGGATTGCAAGGTCGGCCTCAGCGTGGAAGAGGCCCACCGACGAACGCAAGAAGGACCCAACGAACTACCTGAAACGCCTCCTCCCTCCTTGCTGAAGCTCTTTGTCTCGCAATTCACCAGTCTTATCGTCTGGGTGCTGATAGGGGCCGCGGTCGTGTCCGGTTTGCTGGAAGACTGGATCGATGCGGCGGCAATTCTGGCCATCGTATTTCTCAATGGTTTGCTCGGATTCGTGCAGGAGTTCCGAGCCGAACGATCGTTGGCGGCACTGCGCAAGATGTCTATCGCAATGGCCCGCGTCATCCGCGACGGCGCGCTCCAATCCATCCCGGCACGAGATCTGGTGAAAGGAGATCTCATCACCCTCGAGGCGGGTGACCGCATTCCGGCGGACGCGCGTCTGTTCCAGACGGCGAGTTTTCAAGCTCAAGAAGCCTCACTCACCGGTGAATCAACGCCCGTGCAAAAACAAGCGGATCGGCTCGATGCCATCGCGGTGCCACTGGCCGATCAAAGCAACATGGTGTTTATGGGAACCGTGGCCATATCCGGTAAGGCCCATGGGTTGGTGGTGGCGACAGGTCTTGGCACGGAACTGGGTCGGATTGCCGCTATGATTCAGAAGGCGGCTGAAGCGGAACGTGCTGAAACTCCGCTGCAGCGCCGGTTGGAGCAATTTGGCCATACACTTTTGTGGCTCGCGATCAGCGTGATTACAGTGGTATTTGCTCTGGGGTTTCTCCGGGGTGAGCCGCTGGTAGAGATGTTTCTCATATCGGTGAGCCTCGCTGTGGCGGCCGTACCAGAAGGCCTGCCCGCCGTGGTCACCATTACATTGGCTTTGGGTGTGACCCGGATGGCCAGGCGACATGCCCTGATTCGGAAACTCCCCGCCGTCGAAACGCTGGGTTCCGCAACGGTTATCTGCACCGACAAGACCGGCACCTTGACGAAGAACGAGATGACGGTCACATGCCTGATCATGGACAACACCCGCTTCGATGTAACCGGCGAGGGGTATGAGCCATCCGGGGAGATCCATCCCTTACACCGCAGCCATCCACCATCATCCCTTCCAGGAGGCCTGAGACAGTTGCTCACTGCGGCAGTTCTCTGCAACGGCGCGGCATTGCGACAGGAGAACGGAATCTGGAAGATCGTCGGCGATCCGACAGAAGGGGCGCTGCTCGTGGCAGCGGCGAAGGCCGGTCTCACGAAAGATGACCTGGAACGCCGGGCGCCGCTGGAACGAGAAATTCCGTTCGATGCCGAGCGGAAGATGATGACGATGATCCGCCGGATGGAGCAGGGCAGCATGGCCTACAGCAAAGGAGCGCCGGATGTCTTGCTGAAGCGTTGTTCCGGTCGCTTGACCCTGGACGGCCGCACCGAACAATTGGATGAAGAGCAACGCCGGCTGATCGCCGATACCAACGCGTCGCTGGCACGGCAAGCCCTCCGCGTATTGGGTGTCGCCCATCGTCCTCTTGACCGAACGGCGGGGGCGGAGGAGGAGGTCGAGCGCGATCTGATCTTTCTCGGTCTCTTCGCGATGAAGGATCCCTTGCGGCCCGAAGCGACGGAGGCGGTGCGCCTTTGCCGGGAAGCCGGTATCCGAACTGCCATGATCACGGGAGATCACAAGGACACCGCCATCGCGATCGCTCGCGAGTTGGGCCTGTATCGCGATGAGGCGGTGGGATTGTCCGGGATCGAGCTCGATGGCTTGACCGATGAACAATTGACGCAACGTGTCGAGCGCGTGAGCGTGTATGCCCGTGTCTCGGCCGAGCACAAGCTGCGCATCGTCGAAGCCTGGAAACGTCGCGGGGCAATCGTTGCGATGACGGGAGACGGCGTGAACGACGCGCCGGCGGTTAAAGCCGCGGATATCGGCGTGGCCATGGGTCTAGCTGGGACGGATGTGACGAAAGAAGCGGCCGATATGGTCATCACGGATGACAATTTCGCGTCGATTGCGGCCGCGGTGGAAGAAGGCCGCGGTGTCTTCGACAACATCAGAAAAACGGTCCACTTCCTCTTGTCGTGCAACGTCAGCGAAGTGCTCGTGATGTTGTTCGCCGCACTCGTCGGCTTACCGCTTCCGCTTCTGCCGATTCAGATCCTCTGGATGAATCTTGTGACCGACGGGTTCCCGGCCTTGGCGCTTGCAGCTGATCCGAAAGCTCCGGATCTCATGAGTCAGCCACCCCGAAGGCCGGAGACGAAGCTGCTTGATAGAGGACGACTGTTGGCAATTGGTGCAGAAGGGGTGATGCTGGCGGTCATCGCCGTGAGCGTATTTGCCTACAGTTTATTTGTCTGGGAACAGCCGATTGATCAGGCTCGCACCGTGACGTTCACCGTGATGGTCATCACGCAACTGGTGCATGCCTTCAATTGCCGGAGTGATCGCTGGTCGCTTTTTCGGCTTGGGCTCGCCACCAATCATTCCCTCGTGCTCGCGTTCCTCGTATCGCTAGGCGCTCAACTGGCCATCCTCACCATCCCGGCTGCCACGCCGATTTTCAAAATCGCTCCTGTACCCCTCGAAGCCTGGGAACTGATGGTCTCCATGGGGCTGCTCACCGTGGTCGTGATTGAAGCAGTTAAGTGGTGGAAACGGCGTGTGAAATAG
- a CDS encoding glycosyltransferase family 4 protein, whose amino-acid sequence MRIAQVAPLWESVPPKLYGGTERIVSYITEELVAMGHDVTLFASGDSETAARLEAICPQALRLNTGIFNRDAPLMMLQERALGATVDFDIIHSHLDFIGFPLARRNTVPVVTTLHGRLDLPELVPVFREFSEMPLVSISDAQRRPLPWANWAGTVHHGLPRNLYTFHPQAQGYLAFLGRISPEKRPDQAIEIAKRAGLPLRIAAKVDPADQNYFEAEIEPLLNHPLIEFIGEISDAEKDEFIGNAMALVCPYDWPEPFGLVLIEALACGTPVLAYRRGSIPEIINHGVTGFICETVSEMVDAVGQIALIDRGQCRAAFDERFAADRMARDYVALYERLLEDGNVQTAHVFASGQLNNGSFKTEQHQILGRG is encoded by the coding sequence ATGAGAATCGCACAAGTCGCCCCGCTATGGGAGAGTGTTCCGCCCAAGCTCTATGGGGGCACCGAACGTATCGTTTCGTACATCACGGAAGAGTTGGTTGCCATGGGGCATGACGTCACATTGTTTGCCAGCGGTGACTCAGAAACAGCCGCACGCCTCGAAGCGATTTGCCCGCAAGCGCTCCGCTTGAATACCGGAATCTTCAACCGAGACGCTCCGTTGATGATGCTGCAGGAACGGGCCCTTGGAGCGACCGTCGACTTCGACATTATCCATTCACATCTTGATTTCATCGGATTTCCGTTAGCCCGGAGAAATACCGTTCCGGTCGTGACGACGTTGCATGGTCGCCTGGACCTTCCCGAGTTGGTCCCGGTTTTCCGTGAGTTTTCAGAAATGCCGTTGGTGTCCATATCCGATGCTCAGCGCCGTCCGCTTCCCTGGGCAAACTGGGCTGGAACCGTTCATCATGGCCTCCCACGAAACCTGTACACGTTTCATCCACAAGCCCAAGGGTATTTAGCGTTTCTGGGGCGGATCTCTCCTGAGAAACGTCCGGACCAGGCGATCGAAATCGCCAAACGCGCGGGCCTTCCATTGCGCATCGCGGCAAAAGTAGATCCCGCCGACCAGAACTACTTCGAAGCTGAAATTGAACCGTTGCTCAATCATCCCTTGATCGAGTTTATCGGGGAGATTTCCGATGCGGAGAAGGATGAGTTCATCGGCAATGCCATGGCGCTGGTGTGTCCCTACGATTGGCCGGAACCCTTTGGGTTGGTATTGATCGAAGCCCTCGCCTGCGGAACCCCGGTGCTAGCTTATCGGCGTGGGTCGATCCCGGAAATCATCAATCATGGGGTCACCGGCTTTATTTGTGAGACCGTGTCGGAGATGGTGGATGCGGTCGGTCAGATTGCCCTCATTGACCGGGGGCAGTGCCGGGCGGCATTTGACGAACGGTTTGCGGCGGATCGGATGGCGCGTGACTATGTGGCCCTGTATGAGCGCCTTCTCGAAGACGGAAATGTTCAAACTGCGCACGTCTTCGCGTCCGGGCAGCTGAATAATGGAAGTTTCAAGACAGAACAGCATCAAATTCTTGGGCGAGGGTGA
- a CDS encoding MFS transporter has translation MSDVAVAAPATSSTPSRARGWELVKTRDFGFLFAGQTISQIGDSLNKVALLWFVYEMTGSALKMVVVGLLQTLPPLLFGPLIGVYLDRVRKKPVMIWVDLLRTLMVLLIPVLYAMDALTLDRLYVLVFATAIFSTVFGPALTSAVPLIVPKDRLIAANALMQTTTNVGLLVGPAVSGLGIALIGAQNVLYADAATFFISALCLFPVRMHETLDHLRVASKGLTEGITSDLLAGFRFVFVEQKTVTLLMLTATLYSVGISAFIFLLPVFAKDVLGVGPIQLGWLWSALGVGMLLASLGLTSITQGDVPWRLRFMSGALAVGGLAVAALGFLEAPVVAGALIAVIGGSTAMFTPLVWTMLQELTPSHLLGRVFTSFATGGMASSMAGMAGFGWAADTIGPAASLGGISLILLMTAATAWLFSFYKSHARVLAASPSGTFAS, from the coding sequence ATGTCTGACGTAGCAGTTGCAGCGCCGGCGACTTCCTCCACTCCGAGCCGAGCTCGAGGCTGGGAGTTAGTCAAAACCAGAGATTTCGGCTTTTTGTTCGCGGGCCAGACGATCTCGCAGATCGGCGACAGTCTCAACAAGGTAGCGCTGCTGTGGTTTGTGTACGAGATGACCGGATCGGCCCTCAAGATGGTGGTGGTGGGACTCCTTCAAACCCTGCCCCCGTTGCTGTTTGGGCCTTTGATCGGTGTCTATCTGGATCGCGTCCGAAAGAAGCCGGTTATGATCTGGGTAGATCTTCTTCGAACCCTGATGGTGCTCCTGATCCCTGTGCTCTATGCAATGGACGCCTTAACTCTCGATCGGCTCTACGTCCTTGTGTTTGCAACGGCAATTTTTTCCACCGTCTTTGGGCCGGCCTTAACCTCTGCAGTACCCCTCATTGTACCCAAGGATCGACTTATCGCCGCCAACGCGCTCATGCAAACGACGACCAACGTAGGGCTTCTTGTAGGTCCTGCCGTCAGCGGTCTCGGGATTGCGCTCATAGGAGCGCAAAATGTGCTCTATGCCGACGCAGCAACGTTTTTCATCTCTGCGCTGTGCTTGTTCCCTGTCCGCATGCATGAAACGCTCGACCACCTGCGTGTGGCAAGCAAAGGATTGACCGAAGGCATCACGAGCGATCTGCTGGCGGGTTTCCGCTTCGTGTTCGTCGAACAGAAGACCGTCACGCTCCTCATGTTGACGGCGACCCTCTATAGCGTCGGCATCAGTGCGTTCATTTTCCTACTGCCGGTCTTTGCGAAGGATGTGCTTGGAGTGGGTCCGATCCAACTTGGATGGCTGTGGTCGGCGCTCGGCGTCGGAATGTTGCTCGCTTCCCTCGGTCTCACATCGATCACGCAGGGTGACGTACCATGGCGTCTGCGATTCATGTCCGGCGCGTTGGCGGTCGGTGGCCTTGCCGTGGCTGCGCTTGGTTTTCTTGAAGCCCCTGTCGTTGCCGGAGCCCTGATCGCGGTGATAGGTGGCAGTACCGCCATGTTTACACCGTTGGTTTGGACGATGCTTCAAGAATTGACACCCTCACATCTCCTCGGTCGAGTCTTCACAAGCTTCGCAACGGGAGGAATGGCGTCATCAATGGCCGGAATGGCTGGATTTGGATGGGCTGCCGATACGATCGGTCCTGCCGCCAGCTTAGGAGGAATCAGCCTCATTCTGCTCATGACGGCTGCCACCGCATGGTTGTTCAGCTTCTACAAGTCGCATGCACGAGTTTTGGCAGCTTCCCCGTCCGGCACCTTTGCCTCCTAA
- a CDS encoding BON domain-containing protein — translation MIKSSRAVIILSLFLIGPMGACPAFSESQEKEGAPDKPASRPPQAPAASDNQPVPPKPSTEPKAQSQPALPKGDSSADHKEATPDKPASRPSQAPAASDNQPVPPKLSTEPKAQSQPSSPKGDSSTDHKEVTPEKPASRSAHPPAAADGQAAPHKPTEAKPQTQPAPAVKADPLPDKEKDLTETKEKEPVVKKPLGSLILSVKLALMGDSRLFRYEIEVEDDQQTITLTGRICSEEEKAVATEVAQTVHGVKAVVNKLSLEKDLAKTLVKKQDEILTSMVKERFAKSATLKAANFEVKTEEGVVQLNGTVRFQVIALEAAEAARQVPGVRAVNTDKIRLEGES, via the coding sequence ATGATCAAGTCGTCACGAGCGGTGATTATTCTGAGCCTGTTCTTGATTGGACCGATGGGTGCGTGCCCCGCGTTCTCTGAATCTCAGGAAAAGGAGGGTGCGCCGGATAAACCCGCTTCGCGTCCGCCACAGGCTCCGGCGGCTTCCGACAATCAACCTGTTCCTCCCAAACCATCCACGGAACCCAAAGCGCAATCTCAGCCTGCCCTTCCGAAAGGTGATTCGTCGGCGGATCACAAAGAGGCGACGCCGGACAAACCTGCCTCGCGTCCGTCACAGGCTCCGGCGGCTTCCGACAATCAGCCCGTTCCTCCTAAACTATCCACGGAACCCAAGGCGCAATCTCAACCTAGTTCTCCGAAAGGTGATTCGTCGACGGATCACAAAGAAGTCACACCGGAAAAACCCGCTTCACGTTCGGCACATCCCCCCGCCGCTGCCGACGGGCAAGCCGCTCCGCACAAACCTACTGAAGCGAAGCCACAGACCCAACCTGCTCCTGCCGTAAAGGCCGATCCACTCCCTGACAAGGAAAAAGATCTCACTGAGACGAAGGAAAAAGAACCCGTCGTCAAGAAGCCGCTGGGGTCACTGATCCTGTCCGTCAAGCTGGCTCTGATGGGCGATTCACGGCTGTTCCGTTATGAGATCGAAGTGGAAGACGATCAGCAAACGATTACCCTGACAGGACGTATCTGTAGCGAAGAGGAGAAAGCCGTTGCGACGGAGGTTGCACAGACGGTTCACGGCGTCAAGGCTGTCGTCAACAAGCTTTCTTTGGAGAAGGACCTGGCGAAAACGTTGGTGAAGAAGCAGGATGAAATCCTCACCTCCATGGTCAAAGAACGCTTCGCCAAAAGCGCCACGTTGAAAGCCGCAAACTTCGAGGTGAAGACGGAGGAGGGCGTCGTTCAGCTCAATGGGACGGTGCGCTTCCAAGTTATTGCGCTTGAGGCGGCGGAGGCTGCTCGACAGGTTCCGGGAGTTCGAGCGGTCAACACCGACAAGATTCGGCTGGAGGGTGAGAGCTGA
- a CDS encoding MFS transporter, protein MQGRSGPLSCSPTTAEKSEHTSVEYRPLLLTRDFGLVWSGQLISQVGDGISKLALLWFVYAVTGSPLKTSIIGLLQTIPPIVLGPIIGVYVDRLPKKLLLISSDLLRALLIGLIPCLIPVESFTVSVLYVLVLLHAIATAVFGPALTAAVPAFVPKRQFTAANALLQGTTSLGIVFGPALSGLGIAAYGSQEVLCINAATYIISAACLALVRFGTPVTSTPSLASKPTMLQDLVEGFRYSVVTQPKLLLLTGTAALYTFGTSALTALFPVFARKMLGLGPIEVGYLWSALGVGLLLTSIGLLWVTDWRVKDRMRLIMGTSVLSGAALCALTLTLDPYVAGFLMGLIGCGMGAFTPIAWGIIQELTPGQMVGRVLGLYGTGAMTAAIGGISAFGWIMEQQGPETGVLGIGLVLMVTALVATRMSRASAG, encoded by the coding sequence ATGCAGGGCCGCTCCGGCCCCTTGTCCTGCTCTCCCACGACAGCGGAGAAATCAGAGCACACCTCGGTCGAATATCGTCCGTTGCTTCTGACTCGTGATTTCGGACTTGTCTGGTCCGGACAACTCATCTCTCAAGTCGGCGACGGCATCTCCAAACTGGCCCTTTTGTGGTTCGTCTACGCAGTTACCGGGTCACCGCTCAAGACTTCAATCATCGGTCTTTTGCAGACGATTCCTCCGATCGTTCTGGGCCCGATTATCGGGGTGTACGTCGATCGACTTCCGAAAAAGCTCCTGCTGATCAGCAGCGACTTGCTGCGCGCATTGCTGATCGGGTTGATTCCTTGCCTCATTCCTGTTGAATCCTTTACGGTCTCGGTACTCTATGTGCTGGTTCTGCTGCATGCGATTGCGACGGCGGTGTTCGGTCCGGCCCTCACCGCGGCGGTGCCGGCGTTCGTCCCAAAGAGGCAATTCACGGCAGCCAATGCCCTGCTCCAGGGCACCACGAGTCTCGGCATTGTGTTTGGTCCTGCGTTGAGCGGGCTGGGTATTGCCGCGTATGGGTCCCAAGAGGTCTTATGCATCAACGCCGCGACCTACATCATTTCGGCGGCGTGCCTTGCGCTGGTTCGTTTCGGCACCCCTGTCACAAGTACGCCTTCTCTTGCGTCGAAGCCGACAATGCTGCAGGATCTGGTCGAGGGGTTTCGCTACAGTGTGGTCACCCAGCCAAAGCTGTTGCTATTAACCGGCACCGCAGCTCTCTACACGTTTGGCACCAGTGCGCTGACCGCGCTGTTCCCTGTATTTGCGCGAAAAATGCTCGGGCTGGGTCCGATCGAGGTCGGATATCTCTGGTCGGCGCTCGGTGTCGGATTGTTGCTCACGTCGATCGGACTGCTCTGGGTGACCGACTGGAGAGTCAAGGATCGCATGCGGCTGATTATGGGCACGAGTGTCTTGAGCGGCGCCGCCCTCTGCGCCTTGACCTTGACGCTCGATCCCTATGTCGCCGGCTTTCTCATGGGACTGATCGGCTGTGGAATGGGCGCCTTTACCCCGATTGCTTGGGGCATCATCCAGGAGCTGACGCCGGGTCAGATGGTCGGGCGAGTCTTGGGACTTTATGGAACCGGCGCCATGACCGCCGCTATCGGCGGGATCTCCGCGTTCGGATGGATCATGGAACAACAAGGCCCTGAAACCGGTGTGCTTGGGATCGGCCTTGTTCTGATGGTGACGGCGCTGGTTGCCACGCGAATGAGTCGAGCGAGCGCCGGATAG
- a CDS encoding amylo-alpha-1,6-glucosidase codes for MNDVIRWNDQYYILASSSFAEGRTEVLKQGETFAVFDRYGDIHQVLPGPQGLYHEGTRFLSRFELSMGTQRPMLLSATVKEDNALFRVDLTNPDLMIEGQKPLPRGTLHLCRTRFLWQGTCHERIHVHNYGVTRIPLLLTITMDADFADLFEARGRQRLRRGEKLNTVRSKTGLVFGYKGLDAVIRRTHVRCSPAPKRVTSDGFSIESRVPPHAGMTWDIAISCEIKQRRSRVSLSYNRACNDTEHALQDAKACDAHVYTANEQFNHWLNRSLADLHMLISKTPQGLYPYAGVPWFSVPFGRDGIITALQMLWVNPAVARGVLGFLAETQATEVRPEQDAEVGKILHETRRGEMAALGEIPFGRYYGSVDATPLFIVLAGAYYERSGDRGFLTKLWPHIQRALQWIDRHGDSTGMGFTTYARRSADGLVHQGWKDSHDAIFHADGTPADGPIALCEVQAYVYQAKRTAADLAWLLGDIDQADRLLKEAESLRERFERAFWCEEINSYALALDGKGRPCRVRSSNAGHCLYGGIAGQERGLRTARTLLSEDFFSGWGIRTIATSEARYNPMSYHNGSVWPHDNAIVAAGMANYGYKQGAMQVLAGLFDSSLFLELYRLPELFCGFSRRPGESPTLYPTACAPQAWAAGSGFLLLQACLGLRIDAPRRLVSFVRPALPPFLERVEIRNLSVGAARLDLVLDRHENEVALRVARRVGEVEVVLTM; via the coding sequence ATGAACGATGTTATTCGATGGAACGATCAATATTACATCCTCGCTTCATCCTCGTTTGCGGAGGGCCGCACGGAAGTCTTGAAACAGGGCGAGACCTTCGCGGTGTTTGATCGCTACGGCGATATTCACCAAGTGCTCCCCGGTCCGCAGGGACTCTATCATGAAGGGACACGCTTCCTATCCCGATTTGAGCTCTCGATGGGGACGCAGCGCCCGATGCTGCTCAGCGCGACCGTGAAGGAGGACAATGCACTCTTTCGGGTCGATCTCACCAATCCGGATCTCATGATAGAGGGGCAGAAGCCTCTGCCGCGCGGCACGCTCCATCTGTGCCGCACCCGGTTTCTCTGGCAAGGGACCTGTCATGAGCGCATCCATGTTCATAACTACGGGGTCACAAGAATTCCCCTTTTACTCACGATCACCATGGATGCGGATTTCGCCGATCTCTTCGAGGCGAGAGGCCGGCAGCGGCTCCGTCGCGGAGAGAAGCTCAACACCGTTCGATCGAAGACCGGACTGGTATTTGGGTACAAAGGACTCGATGCGGTCATCCGTCGAACCCATGTCCGGTGTTCTCCCGCGCCGAAACGGGTGACATCCGATGGATTCAGTATTGAGTCGCGCGTTCCTCCGCACGCCGGCATGACATGGGACATCGCCATTTCCTGCGAAATCAAGCAACGCCGGAGCCGGGTTTCTCTTTCCTACAACAGAGCATGCAATGACACAGAGCATGCTCTGCAGGATGCGAAGGCCTGCGATGCTCATGTTTATACGGCGAACGAGCAATTCAATCACTGGTTGAACCGGTCGCTTGCCGATCTTCATATGTTGATCTCGAAGACGCCACAGGGGCTCTATCCCTATGCCGGAGTGCCTTGGTTCAGCGTCCCGTTCGGCCGGGACGGTATTATCACGGCGTTGCAGATGCTCTGGGTGAATCCGGCCGTCGCGCGAGGGGTGCTGGGGTTTCTGGCGGAGACACAGGCCACGGAGGTTCGGCCGGAACAGGATGCCGAGGTCGGGAAAATATTGCATGAGACGCGTCGAGGAGAGATGGCGGCGCTGGGAGAAATTCCCTTCGGCCGATACTACGGCAGCGTCGATGCCACGCCGTTGTTCATTGTCCTGGCGGGCGCGTACTACGAGCGAAGCGGCGATCGCGGGTTCCTCACGAAGCTCTGGCCGCATATTCAGCGGGCGCTCCAGTGGATCGATCGCCACGGCGACTCGACCGGTATGGGCTTTACCACCTATGCGCGGCGGTCCGCCGATGGACTGGTGCACCAAGGATGGAAAGACTCCCATGACGCCATCTTTCACGCGGACGGAACGCCTGCGGACGGGCCGATCGCGTTGTGCGAAGTCCAGGCCTATGTGTATCAAGCGAAGCGAACGGCGGCGGACTTGGCCTGGCTTCTGGGCGATATCGATCAAGCCGATCGTCTGCTGAAGGAAGCCGAATCACTTCGAGAACGGTTCGAGCGAGCGTTCTGGTGTGAGGAGATCAATTCCTACGCGCTTGCCTTGGACGGAAAAGGACGTCCCTGTCGTGTGCGCTCCTCGAACGCGGGGCATTGTCTGTATGGCGGCATAGCCGGGCAGGAACGAGGGCTGCGGACCGCGCGCACGCTATTGAGCGAGGACTTTTTCAGTGGATGGGGCATCCGGACGATTGCGACTTCGGAGGCTCGGTATAACCCCATGTCCTACCATAACGGATCGGTATGGCCTCACGACAACGCCATCGTTGCAGCCGGTATGGCGAACTACGGCTATAAGCAAGGGGCCATGCAAGTCTTGGCAGGGCTCTTCGACAGCAGTCTGTTTCTTGAGCTCTATCGGCTGCCTGAATTGTTTTGCGGATTCTCCCGGCGCCCCGGAGAAAGTCCGACACTCTATCCGACGGCCTGCGCCCCACAGGCCTGGGCGGCTGGTTCCGGCTTCCTGTTGCTTCAAGCATGTCTGGGTTTACGGATCGATGCGCCTCGCCGCCTCGTGAGTTTCGTCCGTCCCGCGCTTCCGCCGTTCCTTGAGCGAGTCGAGATTCGGAACCTCTCGGTCGGAGCCGCGCGTCTCGACCTCGTGCTCGATCGTCATGAAAACGAAGTGGCATTGAGGGTCGCCCGCCGAGTCGGCGAGGTAGAGGTCGTCCTCACCATGTAG